A genome region from Panicum virgatum strain AP13 chromosome 4K, P.virgatum_v5, whole genome shotgun sequence includes the following:
- the LOC120702957 gene encoding uncharacterized protein LOC120702957, which translates to MGQRMEEEDNVVRSLKDLPVQNPPGEKFSAADLTWLKYASSEHRWDDVAIIRYDRLEAFLSGESSNPECPTRFHIERSRKREEGSLREYRSDDYLFHRIYWCSFGPENYGEGGTILPSRKFRLNTRNRAARPQSMRGCTCHFSIKQLYARPALLLVIYHERRHVNKSGFICHGPLDKDAIGPGARRLPYVGSEIQQQTMSLIYLGVPEESILQAHIEGIQRYCSSDARVDSHASQYVQKLGLIIKRSTHELDLDDQASIRMWVDRNKKSVFFYQDSTDTDAFILGIQTEWQCQQMMRFGHQSLLASHSSFGVSKLKYPLHTLLAFDLMQHALPIAWIITRSVTKKDTLKWMRALTDRIHSIDSTWRISGFIIDDPASELDPIRDVFACPVLFSLWHIRRTWLKNIMKKCSNIEVQREIFIQLGKIVYGIWNEKNPMNALELLFQDFVDQTAFMKYFKSFWVPKLEMWIDSIRNLPLASQESCGAIEAYHLKLKAKAYDDVLLDGLQRVDWLVHKLTKELHSSYWINLFADESGSFPEVKAEYIASTSWQRALQIPDEAVHFDNNEPHSAKVASQKDPSQMWTVWNPGSEFSLCDCSWSMQGNLCKHALKVNMMCGARKDFQPSLSLQSFQRVLLGLWQKPMDDSYSLDLSVALVTQMQERIQHVAELATSNGIAQVAEKLPIQWTRRRGRTAAKRTSPIVLPHSNSSLQRDSKPTKNRKRKRLSTFSG; encoded by the exons ATGGGGCAGAGGATGGAGGAAGAGGACAACGTGGTGCGGTCGCTGAAAGACCTCCCGGTGCAGAACCCCCCCGGGGAGAAGTTCTCGGCCGCCGACCTCACCTGGCTCAAGTACGCGAGCTCCGAGCACCGCTGGGACGACGTCGCGATCATCCGTTACGACCGGTTGGAGGCCTTCCTCAGCGGCGAGAGCAGCAACCCCGAGTGCCCCACCCGCTTCCACATCGAGCGCAGCCGCAAGCGCGAGGAGGGCAGCCTCAGGGAGTACCGGAGCGATGACTACCTCTTCCACAGGAT ATATTGGTGCTCATTTGGCCCTGAGAACTATGGGGAGGGAGGGACAATCTTGCCTAGCAGAAAGTTCAGGCTCAACACGAGGAACCGCGCTGCACGCCCACAGTCGATGCGAGGCTGCACTTGCCATTTCTCTATAAAGCAGCTGTACGCCCGCCCTGCCCTGCTGCTCGTCATCTACCACGAGAGGCGCCATGTCAACAAGTCTGGCTTCATATGCCATGGGCCCCTCGATAAGGATGCCATCGGGCCTGGTGCTAGGAGGTTGCCGTACGTTGGGAGTGAAATCCAGCAGCAGACCATGTCATTGATCTATCTTGGTGTTCCAGAAGAGAGCATTCTGCAGGCACATATAGAAGGGATACAGCGTTACTGTAGCTCAGATGCCAGGGTTGATAGCCATGCTTCACAGTATGTCCAGAAGCTTGGGCTGATCATCAAGAGGTCTACACATGAGTTGGATCTTGATGATCAAGCTAGCATCAGAATGTGGGTCGACAGAAATAAGAAATCAGTATTCTTCTACCAGGACTCGACCGACACGGATGCATTCATTCTGGGAATTCAGACAGAATGGCAATGCCAGCAAATGATGCGCTTTGGTCATCAGAGCCTTTTGGCTTCTCATTCCTCATTTGGTGTAAGCAAGCTAAAG TATCCATTGCACACACTACTTGCATTTGACTTAATGCAGCATGCTCTTCCTATTGCATGGATTATAACCCGCTCAGTTACTAAGAAGGATACCCTGAAATGGATGAGGGCACTTACTGATCGGATACACTCTATAGATTCCACCTGGAGAATCAGTGGGTTCATCATTGACGATCCAGCTTCAGAGCTGGACCCAATCAG GGATGTGTTTGCCTGCCCAGTTTTGTTCTCTTTGTGGCACATCAGGAGAACCTGGCTTAAAAATATAATGAAGAAATGCAGCAACATTGAGGTACAGCGGGAAATTTTTATTCAACTAGGCAAAATTGTGTACGGTATCTGGAATGAGAAAAATCCCATGAATGCCCTAGAGCTGTTGTTTCAAGACTTTGTTGATCAAACCGCCTTCATGAAATATTTCAAGTCATTTTGGGTTCCCAAATTGG AGATGTGGATCGACTCCATCAGAAATCTTCCATTAGCAAGTCAGGAATCATGTGGtgccattgaagcttaccattTAAAGCTGAAGGCTAAAGCATATGATGATGTGCTGCTGGATGGTCTCCAACGAGTAGACTGGTTAGTGCACAAGCTCACAAAAGAGCTGCATTCGAGCTACTGGATCAATCTATTTGCAGATGAGAGCGGTTCATTTCCTGAGGTGAAAGCAGAGTATATCGCATCCACTTCATGGCAAAGGGCATTGCAGATACCTGATGAAGCTGTACACTTTGACAACAACGAACCTCATTCAGCCAAAGTGGCCAGCCAGAAGGATCCCAGTCAGATGTGGACAGTATGGAATCCTGGTTCTGAATTCTCTCTCTGTGATTGTTCGTGGTCAATGCAGGGTAACCTGTGCAAGCATGCTCTAAAGGTTAACATGATGTGCGGGGCGCGCAAGGACTTCCAGCCCTCGCTGTCATTGCAGTCGTTTCAGCGTGTCCTGCTTGGTCTGTGGCAAAAACCAATGGACGATTCATACTCACTCGACCTGTCAGTAGCATTGGTCACACAAATGCAGGAGAGGATCCAACATGTAGCCGAGCTTGCCACCTCCAATGGCATCGCCCAAGTTGCAGAGAAATTGCCAATCCAATGGACAAGAAGAAGGGGGAGGACTGCCGCCAAGCGCACCAGCCCAATCGTTCTTCCTCACTCTAACAGCAGTTTGCAAAGAGATTCGAAACCAACAAAgaacaggaagaggaagaggttgTCTACCTTCTCGGGATAA